The genomic segment ttttataatatattttttgtacttttctaaCGTAAGTACAACGTGTCAGACGTTGTCAAGGATAGTCCTGGACTTATTTTTTCATCGTTGTCACTGGTGTTTTCACCAACTTAAAACCGGCATTCAGTGTGTGACAttatgattaatcgattaggcATGGTTGACTGCTAGTgggacaaaataagacatttgaagacgtcatcttggaCTCCAGAAAAATTGTGTGGTTTTActgtaatttgacattttgttccctaaatcaatcaatgaacaatgaaaatacccattagttgcagccctaattgattttgtttctattgtagtgcattttttattttccgCCATGTGATTTTGcttgttcttttctctttcagtaaATGAAGCTGTGTCTGGTCAGCAGTTTAATCATAGTGGTACCTTGTGCCAAATCTGCATTTGGAATCTGTGCCATAGTCTGTGCCATAGGGTACTTTAATTGCAGCCAGGTTTCAGCTTCATTACAAGACTGATATCATACAGAACTTAGCCTTGATTTAAATATTACAGTCCTGCTTTGGGCCTGTATACAGCTCAGGAAGTGAATGTTGTATGCTGGAGTGCTTTTGCATTACAGTCCCAGCATAATATCAACAACAGACTTTTAAATCATAAAAGCACCACCGTTGTCTCTTTTTACGTTCTGTCCTTATTCAAGTTTGGATTTTCTTTCAGGCATACAGCAAGTTTTCCGGGGCAAAAGTCTCAGTTTCTCCTATAGACTGGACATGGAAAACTCTAACAGGTGGGCTGCAGCTTCCTATAAACCAGGATTTCATAACATTGTGGTCTAGACACACATGGGAATTGCTAGATATACATATATGGTCGACTGAGAATTCTATGATATAGGAATATTTgttaaatatatacagtacaaataatTGAAGTTTGGAACACAACACTACCCTATGCATAATTAAAATCTCATGACAACTCTAATACTCTAATTACAGCAGTCATGAAAAATTTTCAAACTCAAAAATTCTCCAGAAAAGGTTGAAAAACACAGATTGAAAGCATGGgggttttatgttttcatgcatCTGATTGGGTTCCAAAATTAAATTGTAGGTACACAATACAATGTACATTACAAGACCATAACATGTTAATGCAGATGCAATGGCACTCTTAAATAACTTTACCTTTGTTTTGAATTGTAATATCTTGTCGTTCAACCTATAGCGACTGTCCCGGAGTTGCTTTGTGGAGATTCTGCAGTTCAAGGACCTACACAGATTCTCAACTTCCTGAGGAAACAGGTAAGATTGGATGCCAAGGCTGCTCACTGTCCATCACCTGGTCATTATGTCCCTAAAGCCATTTAGCAGAATCAGCAGATCTACTGTGGTAtttatgatttttctttttttcttttccagaggTTTAATGCAGACTATGAGCTGACAGCCAGACAAGGAGCAGACACCATGGCATACATCGCTCTGCTTGAAGAAAAACTACGACCAGCTCTGGTAACACCATCTGTCTTCTGCTTGCTCCCTGACAAAAACTAATCTGTGAGTACTGCTAATATTTAGAGTGATTCTTTGTGTCCCACAGTTGCACACTTTCTGGGTGGATGCAGAAAACTACGCCAATTTGACACGACCGTGGTTTGCTTCACGCTCGCCGTTCCCCCTTAACTTTCTCGTCCCTAGTTGCCATGCCAACACCGCCCTCTCCCGCATCCTTCTAACCAAAGGAGAGGCTCCGCTACACAGAATCACTGAGGTGGAGGGAAAGGTAAATATTAATCTATCTGATTCATCAGTGTTGTGTCAACTCTGTCAACATGTCTCTGTTTGACTGCAAAGTTCTCTTTTTCATAACTTTTTCTCCGTCTGCCTCAGATCTACAGTGATGCAAAAGAGTGCCTGAATCTTTTCTCCTACAGACTGGGAACAGCAAACTACTTCTTTGGCAACTCGTGagttcttaaatgtttaatgttcatTTGAAGGGCCATATGTGTACATCACAGGTAGGTGCGAAGCTATTGGAAAACGGAATAGATGAAAAAGCTTGAAATATTGGGATGGAAATATTGTCTGGTTAATTAAGTTTGTGGTTAGGAGTCAggtgtttttgtcattaaatattCAGTTGGCCATTTGATTTGGCCATTTACACAGCAGGAACCAGGAACTATCACAATAACCCATAGGCCAGATTTTGATGTTCCAGTTGATGTTCATTGCATTAGACAGCGAGGGAAAGAGTCTTCTGAAAGGTATTTCAGAAATCACTgcctaaatgtatttttgtatatgtttgtgtttgtaggcCGACCAGTCTGGACGcctttgtgtttggttttgtggCTCCACTTTACAAAGCCAGTCTCCCCAGCAGCCCTCTGCAGAGCCACCTCCGACAGCTGGATAACCTCACACGGTTCTGTGACGACATCCTCGCAGTCCACTTCAGCTCGGACCACCCATGTAAGAGCGCTGCGCATATTGGAAATACTCACACTCCTGTGGTTTAAGCACGGTGAAATCtacacacaaagatgcagacagtttcacatttgcaagcacacaaaacaactaACATCATCGGCATTTTCCTTCTTCTCACATCTTTGTTTCACTGCATGCTTGCTTGTATCTGCTTTATTTAACGCTGTTCCTGTTGCGCTGACTCTCTGCTATCGCTGTCTTCCTCTGTGGGTGTCCCCTTACTTCATCTCTCTCCAGGTCCTCCCCCACCTGTTCAGGAAACAATGGATGCCAACCTCCAGAAACTAACTCAGCTTGTAAACAAAGAGTCCAACTTGATAGAGAAGGTGCTTCTGCTTTCCTTTTATCTTCTTTGCATGGGTTCATGGTTGCATTTGGCAGGTACAATCTCAGCTTTACTAAAACTATATTAAGTGTCTCTTACTGAATCATTGTCATATTATTTTCTGCTCATGCATTTGAGCTCTAACTAAACTGGACATCCTGTACTATAGATGGATGACAACCTTCGCAGCAGCCCTCAGCACAAACCCCACAGACCAGACCTCAAACCCAGTCTGGCCAGTGAGAAGAGCTCTACCCCTGCCTAATCCCTGACCTGTCAACCCTGATCTAGCCTTATGaatggaggaggagcagcttgTAGATGAAAGGTGCAGTTCTGAATCTGACTCAACATCCTGAAATCAAAAAATAGTCATCCAGCTGAACTGACTTGAATGgcaaaaaaatctaataattaATGGATGTATGAGTCTATAATTATAAAAGAGACTATTTTATAGCGATATAATTATGATAGATTTCAAAGATGTTAGTCTAAAAGAGAAGGGAAAGTGCATGTGTGaggttttttaaaaaggttgaGCGCATGTACGTGGTTGAGGATGGAATGCTATGAAGTGGTGCTTGatgagaaagacacagaaagttCAAAGGAAAGCAAAAATGGAAAAGTCCAGCAGGGAAAATGAGTGGGCCAAttgtccatttttcttttaacctcttcttccttttgttttctataagaaatatgtattttctttatgaaGTTTCCCGTTTTTTCATCACTATACAGTTGATGCCCTAtaagaaatgtggaaatgtcCTCACCTGCTTCATGAGGATATTGAAATTACTGGCTTAAAGAGACATTGGTCACTAAAGTAGAAAAGTGTTGGGCTTGAGCACCTTATGGTAATATTTGTTTAGTTATTTTATGTTACTCCAGATtataaatctgtgttttctcatGGAGGATCTCAGGTCCTTTAGCACCCCTCTGAGCACACGTCCTTCCTCATAGCCACTGTTGaattgaataaaattaaaattgaattggtataatgtacagtatgtatgcagtCATGACTATAGGAATAAGGAATACTTATTTTGCTTTGCGTTCACCTCCTCTGCTTTGTATAGCTTGTATAGTTGTAAATAGTTTCATGATTAACATCAATGCAATTTACTTTCCTCTAATAGGGCTGATCAGCTTATTCACAATCTTTGCTAGATACGCTGAGGTAATGGAAGGGCCTTACACACTGTATTAACTTATTCATGCAAAACATGTGGgactaatatatatatgtgtgtgtgtgtgtgtgtgtgtgtgtgtgtgtgtgtgaattttcCCAATGACTATCAGAACCAGTGtgtctttcattgtttttcattttagtttctgtgttgtgtgaGATATTCTTTGACATTAACAATCCACTCACTGCTGTTGTTGCCATGATTTTCCACAACcatttttgtaaaacatttgttttgatttttctgCTGTGTTATCATTTGCTGTCCCTATTTAGTGGTCACTTTGTTAAAACTGAAGTGTCTGTCTCATTAGCTGCctttttgtgctttatttttacCTTCCGAATTTCTAACAGAACTTGGATGGTGAAATGAGttgccttttcatttttctttttactgccTTGTTACCTAATATCCTCACAGCTCATACATGACTGAACTTTGTCTGCTCCTTGTGATTGCTTTCATgatttctctgtgtctcagtcTGGATACTTGGGCTCTTGCAACTtctaaaaaaaatcacttcatGGTTACATTCCCTTTAAAGCACCATATCCTGaaacaataatgtgtgtgtgtgtgtgtgtgtgtgtgtgtgtgtgcgctgccaATTACAAAATCGTGTTGGACTACTAACAGGCTTGTGAGGACCATATGGGTACAGTGTGCCTTCATGACTGCTGGTGTTTTTGTACAattgtcaaaatgttcacaGTGTCCTTCATAATTTTGATACATCGTCATAaatgatttttgtcatttctgttaCTGTTCATTCTCTCAATGGTTGGTTACAACTGTCTTCATattatttaaatacaaatatgatAATCTGACTGCCACTGTCTTTTTTCCAAGCAAAATAAACATCTTAATATCGTTTAACTAAATGTGCCCACAAAACAGTCAACTGGAGCCTAGATTCAAATTGTATAAGAGCTGATTGCTTCCTGGTTTGTGCTTGAAAAGATGTTGTAGATGTTTTCTCCATCGTCTAAGCCGATGCAGCAAGGCGTGCTATTGGGGGGGCTTGTTTTTCCAGTAATAATTACAGAAGATTTTACCCTTGCCCACCATGCTTCTCTGATTGTGTGATCGGCTGTTTAGATGTTGGAAGGATAGAGAgctctttgtttggttttggcCTTGGACATGGAAAAAATGAGAGTAATTAAGCCGAAAGGATATGATGCATACTTGACATCAGATATTGGTCATCGGTCACATGAGGGAGACTGTCCTGCTGAGGCTTCTCTTGGCTGGCTATTTAATAGGATGTGGTaaagggaaataaatgaaaaatttGGATCTGTTGTCAAATTTGTACCAAAAATATATCTTGAGTGTTTGCATCATTTCAATTGCAGTGATTTACGACACTATTGTCACccttttcttctattttttctGGGTTAGATAGTGTGACAGATCTCTGGTGTtgagatgacaaaaacaaaaacagcaaaaataaaaatagttcCAACTTCCCAACCCAGTGTTATCCACTGCAGGAATGCAGAAAAGAGTCAGTCCCAGTAAAATCAGTCACTTTTTCAAAGAGCTTTCCTTCAGGTTCCAGCTGAGCTGTCCAACAGATGACATGGAAGCCAGCAGCTGTTCCTTTATGatctgcatttgttttccccacactcctcttctttctttcactctcctctctttgatTCCTCAGAAATGAGGAAAGGTGtcagagatgacaggaaaagGTGGGAATCTACAGTAGCTGTAAATCATAAAAAGCAATCTGGGAGTCCATGATAGatgatatattttgttttgtttttaggacTGGtagcaaaaatgtatttgatttcaGCCTGAGGTCCCTTTCAATTGTAATAGAGGGTAAACCCATTCAACTCACATTTTTGCACACATATAATTTGTGTATCAgtgtttacacacatttttaagtttataataatgtacattatattacattgcAGTAGGTCTAGAAGGCAATGAAAAATACATGGCGAATTgccatgtatttttaatatagTTTGACTAGTCCAActaacaaaaacatcagaaaacttGTTTGTCTGTATTAGAGGACagagaataaatacatttttggatGATTTAGAGCCAATATTACAGCTAATAGAGTGCTGAGGCCCTCTGGTGGTGAATGTATGTTAGAAAGAAAGCTAATGAGCTGAGTCAAAACAAATTATTAGTCCAGCTGtgcaaatataaacatgttcATTCAGCTCAGACATAAAAATCAGTTTACATGACAGGGAAAACAAGTCATCTCCACTTGTTGAGAGTCGCACATAACAAAATATAGTAGTGATCACATCTGTTTACAAAGGTTATTTACACAAATTCACAATATGAAACACAGTTCAAGttctacagtatatttcttGGAGCAATAAACTCAGAACTTTGTGTGGAAAAAGGCCTTAACTATTGCTTGTCTCAGTAataatactgtgtgtttgatttcaaTATGTAGTCAGACCATTTACTCATAGTAGCTGTCAGAAAGGGTTTaaataaagaggagaaaactgaaaattaGTAAATCATAGAACATTtacaaaacagtacaaaacTATCATATCAGCAAATGTTATGGTCAAATTCACAAAATGATCCACAACATTTCACTTCTCCAAAATACAAGACACTCACCTGTGAAAAAACTGCATCAAGGCACTAAATTTAAATCCAGTTGTATTTCACACCgtcatcattcattttcactgcctctgtgtttgatatctgcaagacattttgatttctgttaccaaagaaataaatgttgaatCGAATCCCTGTTTGATCAGAGATGCAATGACGCACTATGTTGATTAGGTTTGATctcactaaaaacacacaaacccatcAATGAGGCCTTGTCAGAAGAATGAGAACCAGAACCATATGAGTATATTTTATGTCCTGTCGTATCTGCAGTGTTCTCAGTAATGCAATAATGGTCATTTTAAGATCCTTCAAATCAATGTCCAACATGAACTGTAAACTCCTCAGTGTGTGAGGCAGATAGCAGAGCTAGCTGTCCTTGGTAAACTCCGGCACCTCCAGCACTATGCTGACCTCCAGGCTGCCCGGCATCTCCAGGGCCAGAGCAGGCTGGCACGGCTGGGTGAAACGCTGGCAGAAAGTGCCCAACAACTGACCACTTTGGGCATTGTAGAAAGATAGACGACCAAGCTGGTAATCCAGGAGAGTACCCACTCGCTCAGGCACCTCAATCACGAACACACTGGACTGAACGTCATTGTGGAGCAACTGATACCTGCAGCTGGACAAAGAAAGGAGGGTTTAAACCACACCAGTGATGGAAAGTACAGTAAATAAGGGAAAATGCTTTATGCATACCCTGATGGTGTAGGGATACACTGCAGACACCATGACAGGCTGTTTTCCCCCAGTGGGATGTTTCTATTGGCTGTGCTGTATGCCACTCCAAGCCTGTAAGCTGTGCTTCCAGACACAATGGTCTCCCAGTAGTAATGTCCTTGTGCTGGCAACAACTCACCCAGGATGGATGGACACCTAGAAAACCCATAAACACATAAACTATGATTTACACATATTCCTTAAAAGGTTTCCTTAGAGGGTCCAAAGAGTTCAGAGCTGATGGCAACTCACTGTTTGTCTGTAGAcggtgtgttttcatgtgcgTCCTGAGAGTAGTGCAGGGTGGTCTGGTCCACTGACAGCTCCAGAGCAGGGTGAGCAGAGGCCTTCAGCAGGTGGAACCTTGTCCCTGAAGACAGTAACAGGTAAGaaacaagaatataaaaaacaaaaacatgtaaaggaAACTACACAAATGGAAGTACAACGTTTaagtttaagtgtgtgttttgttacctttggtgGAAATGAGTGCAGCCTCGCTCTGTTCGCTGGCTCCAGCCTCCTTCACAGCTTTGATGTAAAACAGATAATTCTCATTGGGCTGCAGGAGAACCCTCTGTTCACAGCTTTTGATACCTGAGATGGACCTAGGagtatgtcacacacacatgcacacacataaatttAAGGAATAAACCTTGGTACCTCAAAATGTGTCGGTGGATAAAATATTCTACTGTAGATTTTTGTCCAGCTAGTTTGAGTATAATTATGTCTTTgcatttttatgtcagaggcatgtacagtatattatttgtttgttttaaaccaaaTTAACAAGCTTTCCTAATATGGTTAGTGTCAGAAATTACAAACCTTGTTAAATTAATGCACTTTTTCTGTCATTCCCACACATCTATCCGGGTACCTGTCTGGTTAAAACAAACACCCACCTGAGCCCCTCTCCCTCCAGTTCATACTGTCGGCAGTACTCCAAGGTGTAGCTCTGTTcagttgtctgtttttctgagctcCACCGCAACGTGGCTGAATCCCACATGACAGTACAGCGTTCTGTATCAATCACTGGCACTGATGGAGCTTCCAGAAAGAGAACAAGATATCAATAATAGTTAAAATAGAAATTTGCTTCTAGCTTTGAAGGGCAGTCTTTCTGGACCCCACCAAAAAATGTAGATATTGTAATATAATAGATCTCACCATTAAACACTATTCAAACCAATCTAGACTCCCTTCACAATACCAGTAAAAAATTAAAAGATGCTTTCCAGTTTTATcagacatatttatttttgtcccccatatttttgatatctgtatttattatttgtgtattgtttttcttttttctttttaaatacttctaattcttagtgacacagtgcttgtctgcagtgtgtttctgcaccttctgtctttgctgctgtgacttgtaaatttccccgctgtgggattaataaagtctaagtctaagtctatgGTTGTTGTATAGTTGTAACTTTAGCTCCAGTGTGTGGACTGACCAGTTCTGAAGGCGAGTCTTTCGCTGGGCAGAGAGCAGCCTGTGTAGTTGACAGCCATCACCCACACTTTATAGGTCTTGTCAGGCTCCAGCTCTTCCAGGACACAATAActctccttcactgtcacaCGGTACTCCTCTGACACAGCTGTGGACAACAGCAGTCACAACACGTTAATATAAGCATTTGTATGTAGGTATTTAGTAACTGAGAAAGTCAAAGTTGtgccagaaaaagaaataatctCTTCTATAATCCCAAAGTGTTGACAGGATTTAGATTTCATATCAACAAAGCAATACCTATTATAAATACTACAAGATAATATactataaaatgtgtatttctgaAAAAGGACctattttaaatgaacaaatgtaaGAATTAGTTGCATTTTCAATTAGAATtaactgtttgctttaatttctgTCAAAGCAGTACATCAATTTATCTGAAGTAGTTAACGCCACCCTGAAACTACTTACCTCCTAGTGGATCCTCCATGCAGTAGACCTGGAAGCAGTCTATGATATCTCCAGGGTTGACTTTCCAGTAGACAGTGACACTGGTGCTAGTGGCTGAGCCTGGCTCCTGAGGCTGCAGGGTAGGCCTCTGAGGTACTGAGGCACAGACCAGGACACATACAAGATTCATGACTGCCACATATATGCACATGACACAAGACTTCTTGTAGATGTCAAGTGCATCTGCAAATGTTCAATGTGTTTATATCAGACCTACCTGGGATTCCCTTGCGCTGTGTGAGGTGAGAGCTGGAAGTGTTGCCCTTGGCATAGTCCTCGAACACCAGCAGTCCCTTAGGACCCAGCTCCAGTGACATGGCTGAGTCCAGAGCTGCCTTGAGCCTGACCACACAACCACAGCATTTAGCCTTTGGCCACAACCACAAGTCAGGTGTCACAAACCCTCCTTTCTATATACTGGGCTTGAGTCTACCCCTACAGTTAAATATTCAGCATACTGGCATACTACATAGGTTATAGCTCCGCAGGTCAAGCAGAAACCTATATTGGTTATCACTAtctaatgacatttttgtttaaactggTTAGAAAATCACACTAGCTCACAAGCCATTCACTGAAAGCACATTACCTTGCATGAATGTCTTCTGGTGACTAGTGGGAGAACAGATTGAAGAAGACTTGATCAGAAATTTGATATAAACCCTGATCACTGGCAGAATATGATACCACTGATCAACAAGCCTCAGGACTCACCCGTGCGTCAGTCTCAGCCTCTCTGGCCGTGGTCTCCAGAGTAGCCTTGGCGGAGTCGATGCTTTCCTGGAAGGAGACAATCTGGTCATATAGCTGCTCCAGCTTggccttcttctcctcttccatgCTGACAGACATGTTGTTGTACTGCTCCATCACCAGAGCCATCATCTCCTCGTTCTGCACCTGCATCGCTGCCTCGGTCTCCACACACTGGTCCTGGTCAAGAGGAGAGGGACGGAAAACAGAGATATTATATTcacaaatgaaattaaatactATGGAGTGTATCATGTAATTTAATAAGAGTGTTATATACTGATCTAATGGCAAATATTTAAAAGAGGTATAGTCCCATTTGTATTAAATGTGAATTGCACAAAGTTGGCTTGTTTCACCTCTACAGAGTTGTAGGCCAGTTCAAGCTCAGACACCAGGTCCTCGATGTTCTCTGACCTCCCCTGAAGCTCTGCGATCCAGTCACTCAGCTTctcctgataaaaaaaacacacttgtggGTAAAATATCAGGTTTGTATCCCAGAGCCTCTGTAAGCAAGATACAGCTGGGATTAAAACATATTAAGACATATTTTTTCAAGTCTTTCTCAAGAACACCCATAAAATGAAAGATCTATGAAAGAATTATTCCTACTCTCCAGCACTGATCATGAAGAGATCACTTGCTAACACACGTCCAATGgaagagatgagaagaaaaatctAAAGTCCTCTTTTCGTGCAAACATTTACAATCTTTTTAGAACAAAATTCTCCATTTTTGTTTCCCCAGACAGTGCTTCTTTGCTTTTTCTACAGTACATGTATTTATGTCAGTGAATATAACTTTCtaactctctttctctaaatTGAGTTCTTCACCCTCTCTAAAGATTAACTTGCTGGGTATCAGTTTCCCATGAGTGGCAATATCTGAAACATGAATTTTATTGGCCATCTGATGGATCTGTGGGGTCCCAGTtaactgttgttattatttagaattaaaaatgttgccttgtgcagctttaagggGAATCGTCAGGGAGGATATTCCAGGAGAAAGAACTGTGGCAATCCCCTGTCACCACCTTTACACTGACGGCTCACATTTAACTAGGTCAAGCTGAGGCCAGTTATCACTCCCTGCTCCTTCTGACGCTGACCGTCTCTCCACTAAGAGTCagaaaacaggtgtgtgtgtgtgtgtgtgtgtgtgtgtgtgtgtgtttgtgtgtgaggaagaaTGCGTGAGCATACTTGCACACATCCATGTCTGAAGAGGTGTACGAGTACATTGCACATTCTAGCTCAGAGAATTGGACTGGATACAGTTTTGCAAAGTTGTTTTGGTAAACTTGTCAGGGATGATTTTCCGCTCTGTGGAGTATCTGAATAGACTGCACTTCTTGGTGCTGAAGTCAGACTTGCATTTTAGCAAGCATGTCTTATTTACAGTCCAGCTGTCAATGTTTCACATAAATACAACATCACACATACGCAAGACCTGGTTCAAATATCACCTAGAAGTTTGCTCCAGCTTTCCTTTGATTTAGATGCCAGATACTTTGTTTATCAGACGCATGGCgaaatatttcacttcattcatgtTGTCGACTCTAATGTATCCTTACAGATTACAGAAAAACAACTGAATATTGTCCCTCCTGGTGAATGAAGTGTTTTGTAGCAGTGAGGAGTGAGGAGCTTTCTCTAATTCAAAACTGGACAGAAGGCTTTTGGAAAACGGAacatcaaagacaacaaaaatattttttagatTGCTAGAGGGTCTTACAACATTAATACAGATTTAAAATAGACAAAGGCTGACCCTATGCTGACCCATAGGGACAGTGAGggagaacagtgtgtgtgtgtgtgtgtatgcgtgtgtgaaCAGATCACATATCAGTCTCCActtgatgatgtcacactgGACCTTTCCATCGATCAAAGTGGAGCATTACATCACAACATGTCAATGTGCTTGGCCGCAGCCTGAGAGCATGAAACCTGCCAGCATGAACGGAAAAGTTATAGCCGACTAATTTAGGACCAGTTTATTATATGATGACCCAAACTAATGCCATTAAACTGTGTGATGATCATAACCGTGTGTTGTAATAATGCTGGTAAAGTGTATGATGATGAGCTGCTATTTGATTATAGCATGCCATCAGACATGAGAACTGCAGCCTgctaaaataatcaaacatcTGCGAGACACTGTGAGGCCAGACAGAACAAAAAGTGTTATCTGATCTgaaaaggaataattcaacattttgggaaatatttgctTTAGTTAGTAAATAAAACTTAGTTATTCATGTTCTACTAGTagtaataaatcattttacagcTAAGCTATTtatttcagagaaaacaaattatttaaaaataaatgttaattgaAGGACAATTATAAATTGTGATAAATTAATGAATGTCTATAGTAGTCATTTACAGCTTTTAATGAGTTTCCCTGTTTCAAtgttatggtcattttggaggatatagtttgtggtgctgttgaattgtattgcattacatAGAGCGGCGTACTcaaatggggtggacaaaataatagaaacacctgtcagtataacgcaatacaattcaacagcaccacgaacgctataaccttcatgaaggaggaaTATGAGGCAGGACTGAATTAGTTTTAGCAAGGTGTATCTAATAAAATGGCAGCTGTATATTCCTTTTGTCTGCCAAAATGTAAttcaacaaagacaaagatatGTGCAGCGTGTTATCCTTGAATATTAATTATGTTGGTCAGTTAAAACCTCAGTGAGGTCTACCTCTTTGTCAGACCTCTTGTGAAGACTCTGTTATAAACCTCCAATAACAGAAATCCAAACAGACTGTCAATACAAATCACAACATCCATTGTATTTAACCAATTTTTACAGCTGAGGTCTCACAAACCCACAAACAGAAGTGATAATTAATTTTATGTAGGGAACTTCAGAAACACCTCATCttttcaaaatcatgtttatgaGCAATTTTCATAAAATTTGTAAAAGTCAGGAAGTATCAAggtgataaaaacattttaaggttGTTTTGTGACTGTTAAATAGGAGCTGGGATCTCCAGgactgcaaacacaacattgggGATAAAAATCTCTGACAACCCGCATTGTAAActctaaaacaaatattaatgtaaatatagaaaacatGCTTGCATTCCCATACTACATTACCTTGATTTCCTCGTAGGCTTTGTCCACAGCAGTCACCTCATGGCTGTGATGCTCTCCAGATGCACAATCGTCCTCTGACAGCAGACATCCACAGGTGAGACAGAACCAATCCATCCCCTCCAGCTCAACAGCCAGTCGGGCCtgactctcctcctctgcatcaaTGATTTCATAGTCAGCCTCAATGAACTCTTCTTCTGGGAACAGTTCAAAgactttctcctccttctccatctccatctccacctccatctccatcctctcttctctctcctgacCAAACTCAGGTTGTAGTTCCTCTgcatctctctgtgtttcaggttcCGGCATCTCTTTTGTATCTTGTTTAGATATTACCTCATATTCAAGCTCCACCTCAACAGTCACCTGCGGAGCCTCTACAACTGCCTCATC from the Enoplosus armatus isolate fEnoArm2 chromosome 4, fEnoArm2.hap1, whole genome shotgun sequence genome contains:
- the mtx3 gene encoding metaxin-3 isoform X2, producing the protein MNQNMAAAMELRCWGGDWGLPSVHTESLIVLAYSKFSGAKVSVSPIDWTWKTLTATVPELLCGDSAVQGPTQILNFLRKQRFNADYELTARQGADTMAYIALLEEKLRPALLHTFWVDAENYANLTRPWFASRSPFPLNFLVPSCHANTALSRILLTKGEAPLHRITEVEGKIYSDAKECLNLFSYRLGTANYFFGNSPTSLDAFVFGFVAPLYKASLPSSPLQSHLRQLDNLTRFCDDILAVHFSSDHPCPPPPVQETMDANLQKLTQLVNKESNLIEKMDDNLRSSPQHKPHRPDLKPSLASEKSSTPA
- the mtx3 gene encoding metaxin-3 isoform X1, translated to MNQNMAAAMELRCWGGDWGLPSVHTESLIVLAYSKFSGAKVSVSPIDWTWKTLTATVPELLCGDSAVQGPTQILNFLRKQRFNADYELTARQGADTMAYIALLEEKLRPALLHTFWVDAENYANLTRPWFASRSPFPLNFLVPSCHANTALSRILLTKGEAPLHRITEVEGKIYSDAKECLNLFSYRLGTANYFFGNSPTSLDAFVFGFVAPLYKASLPSSPLQSHLRQLDNLTRFCDDILAVHFSSDHPYG